One region of Salinibacter grassmerensis genomic DNA includes:
- a CDS encoding ABC transporter permease has protein sequence MSGFETIREALQALRANKLRSALTLLGIVIGVFAVIAAVTAVDVIDQYFKSSIQGFGASTFSVERYDYGGGDGPGRYHPPITHDQVLRLKDRVATDLTVSVSERFDGGVKAQSDRQETNPNVSLYGTDEAFISNFGYEMRAGRPLVEQDVQGRRPVALLGSEVADVLFPAVSPLGKQVRIGRVRLEVVGVLAEKAGLFRSPNVRVYAPLTHLAGAYGSGGRSMDDTRIRAASPNQLTAAEDEVRSQLRVIRQVEPGAPSTFNIESSDFLRSTFGQFTSTLTTGGALVGLISLLAAGVGIMNIMLVSVTERTKEIGIRKAVGAKWRNILGQFLLEAIVLCQIGGLIGIVLGGMGGNLAALYWDISPSFPWMWAAIAVGGVTLLAIVFGGYPAYKAARLDPIESLRYE, from the coding sequence ATGAGCGGATTCGAGACCATCCGGGAGGCGCTCCAGGCGCTCCGGGCCAACAAATTGCGCTCCGCCCTCACCCTGCTCGGCATCGTCATCGGGGTTTTTGCGGTCATCGCCGCCGTGACGGCCGTGGACGTGATCGACCAGTACTTCAAGAGCTCGATTCAGGGCTTCGGGGCGTCTACGTTCTCGGTGGAGCGGTACGACTACGGGGGCGGCGACGGGCCCGGGCGCTACCATCCGCCCATCACGCACGATCAGGTCCTGCGCCTCAAGGACCGGGTCGCCACCGACCTGACGGTAAGCGTGAGCGAACGGTTCGATGGCGGGGTAAAGGCCCAGTCGGACCGGCAAGAGACGAACCCGAACGTATCGCTCTACGGCACCGACGAGGCGTTCATCTCCAACTTCGGCTACGAGATGCGGGCGGGGCGGCCCCTTGTAGAGCAGGACGTGCAGGGCAGGCGTCCGGTGGCCCTCCTCGGATCGGAGGTGGCCGACGTGCTCTTTCCAGCCGTCAGTCCACTCGGCAAGCAGGTACGCATCGGGCGGGTGCGGTTGGAAGTGGTGGGGGTCTTGGCCGAGAAGGCGGGGCTTTTTCGGAGTCCGAACGTTCGGGTGTACGCCCCCCTTACGCACCTGGCGGGGGCGTACGGAAGCGGCGGCCGCAGCATGGACGACACGCGCATCCGAGCCGCCTCGCCCAACCAGCTTACGGCCGCGGAAGACGAGGTGCGAAGCCAGCTGCGGGTCATTCGGCAGGTGGAGCCCGGGGCGCCGAGCACCTTCAACATCGAGTCGAGCGACTTCCTCCGCAGCACCTTCGGCCAGTTCACGAGCACGCTCACGACAGGCGGAGCGCTCGTGGGACTCATCTCCCTGCTGGCCGCCGGGGTGGGCATCATGAACATTATGCTCGTCTCCGTAACCGAGCGAACGAAAGAGATTGGCATTCGCAAGGCGGTCGGGGCGAAGTGGCGCAACATCCTGGGCCAGTTTCTACTGGAGGCCATCGTCCTGTGCCAGATTGGGGGCCTGATCGGCATCGTACTCGGGGGGATGGGCGGGAACCTGGCGGCTCTCTACTGGGACATCAGTCCCTCCTTCCCGTGGATGTGGGCGGCCATTGCCGTGGGGGGCGTCACCCTGCTGGCCATCGTCTTCGGCGGCTATCCGGCCTACAAGGCCGCCCGCCTCGATCCCATCGAGTCCCTCCGGTACGAGTAG